From Nitratidesulfovibrio vulgaris str. Hildenborough, a single genomic window includes:
- a CDS encoding tetratricopeptide repeat protein: protein MRLLAILILCILVAACDRQAATEELTEARSAFANREWNDAERLLEGYLRRNPEGAQRWEAWNLLVEVAHRVRNDERATVELLETMYLENGSNPERAYDILTRLGELLEAGRDFRRAAEVWPRVLELPGLTPDTRALVSRRLARILVMQRRFPEAEERLKACLDTEGLSTEGRAGCLYDLADLNVASEHLDVAVDLATTLVGLEGLTPELRSQAGFLLADALEQRGRFAEALERFEALRGVYPNDMVIDTRVRHLKGRLGRK, encoded by the coding sequence ATGCGGCTTCTCGCCATCCTGATACTCTGCATCCTCGTGGCGGCCTGTGACAGGCAGGCCGCCACAGAGGAACTCACCGAGGCGCGTTCCGCCTTCGCCAACCGCGAATGGAACGACGCCGAGCGGCTTCTTGAGGGCTACCTTCGCCGCAACCCCGAAGGGGCACAGCGATGGGAGGCCTGGAACCTGCTCGTGGAAGTGGCCCATCGTGTCCGCAACGATGAAAGGGCCACGGTCGAACTGCTCGAGACGATGTACCTCGAGAATGGTTCCAACCCGGAACGTGCCTACGACATCCTCACGCGACTTGGTGAATTGCTCGAGGCGGGACGCGACTTCAGACGCGCCGCCGAGGTGTGGCCACGCGTGCTGGAGTTGCCGGGGCTCACTCCCGACACGCGGGCCCTGGTCTCCCGGCGGCTTGCGCGCATCCTCGTGATGCAGCGCCGTTTTCCCGAGGCGGAAGAGCGCCTCAAGGCCTGTCTGGACACAGAGGGGCTGTCCACCGAAGGGCGGGCGGGGTGTCTCTACGACCTTGCCGACCTCAACGTGGCCAGCGAACATCTGGACGTTGCCGTAGACCTTGCCACTACGCTGGTCGGTCTAGAAGGGCTCACTCCGGAATTGCGCAGTCAGGCGGGCTTTCTGCTGGCGGATGCACTGGAACAGCGCGGGCGTTTCGCAGAGGCGCTGGAACGCTTCGAGGCGCTACGCGGGGTGTACCCCAATGACATGGTCATCGACACCCGCGTACGTCACCTCAAAGGGCGTCTGGGCCGCAAATAG
- a CDS encoding universal stress protein produces the protein MKTERILLPVDGSESSYRAAYCAAQAAQLCGAEVLLLHCVDQTEQNGEAPLVDTTLAEDTTTNRHPKQADALGMATANDLIGPVRDILEDHGIRYMERIVEGEPATCIPRVAQNTRCGLIVMGRSGKTPSGRLPVGSVTGRVVGAAHCPVIVAP, from the coding sequence ATGAAGACCGAACGCATACTTCTTCCGGTTGATGGCTCTGAAAGTTCGTATCGCGCCGCCTATTGCGCGGCACAGGCTGCGCAACTGTGCGGGGCGGAAGTGTTGTTGCTTCACTGCGTAGACCAGACGGAACAGAACGGCGAGGCACCTCTCGTCGATACCACCCTTGCGGAAGACACGACCACGAACCGCCACCCCAAACAGGCTGACGCCCTCGGCATGGCGACAGCCAACGACCTCATCGGACCGGTGCGAGATATTCTCGAAGACCACGGCATCCGCTACATGGAACGCATCGTCGAAGGAGAACCGGCAACGTGCATCCCGCGCGTGGCCCAGAATACGCGCTGCGGACTCATCGTCATGGGACGTAGCGGCAAGACCCCTTCGGGCAGGCTGCCGGTGGGGAGTGTCACCGGGCGCGTCGTGGGGGCCGCGCATTGTCCTGTCATCGTGGCACCATGA
- a CDS encoding helix-turn-helix domain-containing protein produces MTKTDGGMTHKDLSRLLGVSETTVKSYRRKFPDCIPVANQGKPIRFTADAAKVCIRIRDLFELGMAVPEVRARLASEFRWIEAEVPADETSQPADEAPAQPVAAQPARVELPQDFTTAVSGLARSMVHLTQQQTAMMKRLQGLEQRVDAAVSAAAAPAPVSAADDAAAREVRELAARLCGAVERFEALIERLASEQGREQKSEFRVVPLLKALGRRRSEPEPAPAHEAPVAAGESTSVSGASAEGTPIAKPTAQDAPPSQYEGDAAAHAASSVSAMPPFQNQEPPRAVMTLPLVVQSPQGDFVGVAGRARGRFSCADFKAMLAYAFLPPEQYELRWEEQEDGWRLELAQPTSADPMHMVLSLRRMVTPRGNDVLCVTAYEGNGTPGEPWDLHGFIRAALG; encoded by the coding sequence GTGACGAAGACCGACGGAGGCATGACCCACAAGGACCTCTCCCGGCTTCTCGGCGTGTCCGAGACGACGGTGAAGAGCTACCGCCGCAAGTTCCCCGACTGCATTCCCGTGGCCAATCAGGGCAAGCCCATCCGTTTTACGGCAGATGCCGCGAAGGTGTGCATCCGCATCCGCGACCTGTTCGAACTGGGCATGGCTGTACCCGAGGTTCGGGCAAGACTGGCGTCGGAATTCAGGTGGATAGAGGCGGAAGTCCCGGCTGACGAGACCTCGCAGCCTGCTGACGAAGCTCCGGCGCAACCGGTGGCGGCGCAACCGGCGCGTGTCGAATTGCCTCAGGACTTCACCACCGCCGTGAGTGGTCTCGCACGCAGCATGGTGCATCTCACCCAGCAGCAGACAGCCATGATGAAGCGGCTTCAGGGGCTTGAACAGCGTGTCGACGCTGCAGTTTCGGCTGCCGCAGCCCCTGCACCGGTATCTGCGGCGGACGACGCCGCAGCGCGTGAGGTGCGTGAACTGGCTGCGCGTCTTTGTGGTGCCGTGGAGCGCTTCGAGGCTCTCATCGAGCGCCTTGCGTCAGAGCAGGGCAGGGAACAGAAGTCGGAATTCCGTGTGGTGCCGCTGCTCAAGGCGCTGGGACGCAGACGTAGCGAACCGGAACCCGCCCCTGCCCACGAGGCCCCTGTCGCTGCGGGAGAGAGCACGTCCGTGTCCGGTGCTTCTGCAGAAGGTACGCCTATTGCCAAGCCTACGGCACAGGACGCGCCCCCTTCGCAGTACGAAGGCGATGCGGCAGCGCATGCCGCCTCTTCTGTCTCCGCCATGCCCCCTTTCCAGAATCAGGAACCGCCGCGTGCGGTGATGACGTTGCCCCTTGTGGTGCAGAGTCCGCAAGGCGACTTCGTGGGAGTGGCAGGCAGGGCGCGTGGCCGTTTTTCGTGCGCCGATTTCAAGGCCATGCTCGCCTATGCGTTCCTGCCGCCGGAACAGTATGAACTGCGCTGGGAGGAACAGGAAGACGGATGGCGTCTTGAACTGGCGCAGCCCACATCCGCAGACCCCATGCATATGGTACTCTCCCTTCGGCGCATGGTGACGCCGCGGGGCAACGACGTGCTGTGCGTCACAGCCTACGAGGGCAACGGTACGCCGGGCGAACCATGGGACCTGCACGGTTTCATCAGGGCGGCGCTGGGCTAG
- a CDS encoding TRAP transporter large permease, with amino-acid sequence MTALVLFGMLGLLFACNAPIMLAVGASAFAALLIKGGMDPMVAVQRLYAGADSFPLLAVPLFMTAGQLMSAGGISQRIVRLADTLVGHLPGGLAVVSVVSSMFFAGVSGSAAADTAAVGSILIPSMVARGYSPAFAGAVQAAAGSIGVVIPPSIPMIVFGALTGASIGKLFAGGVMPGLLMGITLSAWCVHEGLRSGRETRRFEPAAVWPALLRAGWSLGAPAIILGGIISGVCTATEAAAVAVVYAFLVGLFAHRELDLRRLPALLLDAAVTSGVVMSIIAAASLFGWVMAIERIPAALADAILAVGGEGWMLLLAVNILLLLAGTMLETTAALILLVPVLVQLLPRMGIDLIHLGVIVVMNLSIGMLTPPLGVCLMVSCGIARVPLATLARAVLPLLAVLVVDLMLVTYIPWFVAAFSTDIIAP; translated from the coding sequence ATGACCGCGCTGGTGCTCTTCGGGATGCTGGGCCTGCTCTTCGCCTGCAACGCCCCCATCATGCTGGCGGTGGGTGCCTCGGCCTTCGCCGCGCTGCTCATCAAGGGAGGCATGGACCCCATGGTGGCGGTTCAACGGCTGTACGCCGGGGCCGACAGCTTTCCCCTGCTGGCCGTACCGCTCTTCATGACAGCCGGGCAGCTTATGAGCGCGGGGGGCATTTCGCAGCGCATCGTCCGACTTGCCGACACGCTTGTGGGGCACCTTCCGGGCGGTCTCGCCGTGGTCTCGGTGGTGTCATCCATGTTCTTCGCAGGGGTGTCAGGGTCTGCGGCAGCCGATACCGCCGCCGTGGGCTCCATCCTCATTCCCTCGATGGTGGCCCGCGGCTATTCCCCTGCCTTCGCCGGAGCGGTTCAGGCCGCTGCCGGGTCCATCGGCGTCGTCATTCCCCCCAGCATACCCATGATCGTCTTCGGGGCGCTGACCGGGGCGTCCATCGGCAAACTCTTCGCTGGCGGCGTCATGCCCGGGCTGCTCATGGGCATCACGCTCTCGGCATGGTGCGTCCATGAAGGGCTGCGTTCCGGGCGAGAGACACGCCGCTTCGAACCCGCGGCCGTGTGGCCCGCCCTGCTGCGTGCCGGATGGTCGCTCGGAGCCCCCGCCATCATCCTCGGCGGCATCATCTCAGGCGTATGCACCGCCACGGAAGCCGCAGCCGTGGCTGTGGTGTACGCCTTTCTGGTGGGCCTCTTCGCTCACCGCGAACTCGACCTTCGCCGCCTGCCCGCCCTGCTTCTGGATGCCGCTGTCACTTCCGGCGTCGTCATGAGCATCATCGCCGCAGCCTCCCTCTTCGGATGGGTGATGGCCATCGAACGCATCCCCGCCGCACTGGCGGACGCCATCCTTGCCGTAGGCGGAGAGGGATGGATGCTGCTGCTTGCCGTCAACATCCTGCTTCTTCTGGCCGGAACGATGCTGGAGACCACTGCCGCCCTCATCCTGCTCGTTCCCGTGCTTGTGCAGCTTCTGCCACGCATGGGCATCGACCTCATCCATCTGGGCGTGATCGTGGTGATGAACCTCTCCATCGGCATGCTCACCCCGCCCCTCGGTGTCTGCCTCATGGTCTCGTGCGGCATCGCACGTGTGCCCCTCGCCACCCTCGCCCGTGCCGTCCTGCCTTTGCTCGCGGTGCTGGTGGTCGACCTCATGCTCGTCACCTACATCCCGTGGTTCGTGGCGGCGTTCAGCACCGACATCATCGCCCCCTGA
- a CDS encoding TRAP transporter small permease: MCALRLTARLLDTASEKADRAARLWLITAMAGMAVLVAVQVFSRYALNESLFWSEELGRILLVQLTFIGCAVAVRAGAHPGMDALVRHLPRRGRHVTHMLVLLAALAFFALLAWHGARFAWFVRHQSTPALGLSRLIPALPLPVGGALSMLHVLAILARHATGDRQGGGDDGLADHASDTPSPTGDRP, encoded by the coding sequence ATGTGCGCCCTGCGGCTGACTGCCCGTCTTCTGGATACGGCCAGCGAAAAGGCGGACCGTGCGGCACGGCTTTGGCTCATCACCGCCATGGCAGGCATGGCCGTGCTGGTGGCCGTACAGGTCTTCTCCCGCTACGCACTCAACGAGTCCCTTTTCTGGTCGGAGGAATTGGGCCGCATCCTGCTTGTGCAACTCACCTTCATCGGTTGCGCCGTAGCGGTGCGCGCAGGGGCGCATCCCGGCATGGATGCCCTTGTCCGGCATCTTCCCAGGCGCGGACGTCACGTCACGCACATGCTGGTGCTTCTGGCGGCACTGGCCTTCTTTGCCTTGCTGGCATGGCACGGCGCACGCTTCGCGTGGTTCGTTCGCCATCAGTCCACACCCGCACTCGGCCTGTCACGGCTCATTCCGGCATTGCCCTTGCCCGTTGGCGGGGCGCTGTCCATGCTGCATGTGCTGGCAATACTGGCCAGACACGCCACAGGAGACCGACAGGGCGGTGGAGACGACGGTCTTGCAGACCACGCATCAGACACCCCCTCGCCCACCGGGGACCGCCCATGA
- the gyrA gene encoding DNA gyrase subunit A yields the protein MSEQQQISIEKELRKSYLEYSLSVIIGRAIPDVRDGLKPVHRRIMFAQHELGNAYNRPHKKSARIVGDVIGKYHPHGDSAVYDAIVRMAQEFSMRDPLVDGQGNFGSIDGDAAAAMRYTEVRMSRLAGEFIADIEKETVDFRPNYDNTLLEPVVLPTRVPNLLLNGSTGIAVGMATNIPPHNLGELCNALLHLLDDDACTIDDLMDHVKGPDFPTGGFVYAGQGLVDAYTTGRGTVKVRGKVEIEERKKGFQAIVIREIPYGLNKSSLVEKIAALVNERRIDGVADLRDESDRKGIRVVIDLKRGTIPDIVVNALYKYTPLESSYGINMLAVVDNRPQLLDLKSALSHFLEHRREIIIRRTRYDLRKAEARAHILEGLRIALDNIDEVVALIRASATPQEAKDRLMQRFGLSEAQSQAILDMRLQRLTNLEHEKLLDEYRELLKKIEYFRSILENIEVLRQVMREEFTEIRDTYATKRRTEVLMDELEGIAIEDLIPDDDVVITLSRRGYIKRTTLDNYQQQRRGGKGIAGLHTSDDDFVQEFLTTTNHQYLLLFTNHGKMHQLKVHQVAEGSRTAKGVHIANLLPLEKDEWVTTVLSVREFAEDRFFLFVTKRGMVKRSSASLYARARKGGLIAVGLRDDDELIMVREIHNDDHVVLTTGGGMAIRFACPDVRPMGRSATGVKGVALSGDDRVVACAVLPGDDTSTEIMSISSNGYGKRTRIELYRLQSRGGKGVKNFRVTPKTGDVIGAMPVRDDEALVLLTSTNKIIRMSVDEVRSVGRATMGVMLVRLDEGAIVVGFDRVDEREVVEESAPAQSSEQKTAPEGGDAGTEGTAG from the coding sequence GTGTCGGAACAGCAACAGATAAGCATCGAGAAGGAGCTCAGGAAATCGTACCTCGAGTACTCCCTGAGCGTCATCATAGGTCGCGCCATCCCCGATGTGCGCGATGGCCTGAAGCCCGTGCACAGGCGCATCATGTTCGCGCAGCACGAACTGGGCAACGCCTACAACAGGCCGCACAAGAAGTCGGCGCGCATCGTCGGTGACGTCATCGGTAAATACCACCCGCATGGCGACTCGGCGGTGTATGACGCCATCGTGCGCATGGCGCAGGAATTCTCCATGCGCGACCCGCTGGTGGACGGGCAGGGCAACTTCGGTTCCATCGACGGGGACGCCGCGGCGGCCATGCGATACACCGAAGTGCGCATGTCGCGTCTTGCGGGCGAGTTCATCGCGGATATCGAGAAGGAGACGGTGGACTTCCGTCCCAACTACGACAACACCCTCCTCGAACCCGTGGTGCTGCCCACGCGCGTGCCCAACCTGCTGCTCAACGGTTCGACGGGCATCGCGGTGGGCATGGCCACCAACATCCCGCCGCACAACCTCGGTGAACTGTGCAACGCCCTGCTGCACCTTCTCGACGACGACGCCTGCACCATCGACGACCTGATGGACCATGTGAAGGGGCCCGACTTCCCCACCGGCGGTTTCGTCTACGCGGGGCAGGGCCTCGTTGACGCCTACACCACCGGGCGCGGCACCGTGAAGGTGCGCGGCAAGGTCGAGATAGAAGAGCGCAAGAAGGGTTTTCAGGCCATCGTCATCCGCGAGATTCCCTATGGCCTGAACAAGTCCAGCCTCGTCGAGAAGATAGCCGCCCTCGTGAACGAGAGGCGCATCGACGGCGTGGCCGACCTGCGCGACGAATCGGACCGCAAGGGCATCCGCGTGGTCATCGACCTCAAGCGCGGCACCATCCCCGATATCGTGGTCAATGCGCTGTACAAGTACACCCCGCTGGAAAGTTCCTACGGCATCAACATGCTGGCGGTGGTGGACAACAGGCCGCAACTGCTCGACCTGAAGTCGGCGCTGTCGCACTTCCTCGAACACCGTCGCGAAATCATCATCCGCCGTACCCGCTACGACCTGCGCAAGGCCGAGGCGCGTGCCCATATCCTCGAAGGTCTGCGCATCGCGCTGGACAACATCGACGAGGTGGTGGCCCTCATCCGTGCTTCGGCGACCCCGCAGGAGGCCAAGGACAGGCTCATGCAGCGTTTCGGACTTTCCGAGGCGCAGTCGCAGGCCATCCTCGACATGCGGTTGCAGCGCCTGACGAACCTCGAACACGAGAAACTGCTCGACGAGTATCGCGAACTTCTGAAGAAGATCGAGTACTTCCGTTCCATTCTCGAGAACATCGAGGTTCTGCGTCAGGTCATGCGCGAGGAATTCACCGAGATACGCGATACCTACGCCACCAAGAGGCGCACCGAAGTGCTCATGGACGAGCTTGAAGGCATCGCCATCGAAGACCTCATCCCCGACGACGACGTGGTCATCACCCTGTCGCGTCGCGGGTACATCAAGCGCACCACGCTGGACAACTACCAGCAGCAGCGCAGGGGCGGGAAGGGCATCGCCGGTCTGCACACCTCGGATGACGACTTCGTGCAGGAATTCCTGACCACCACGAACCACCAGTATCTGCTGCTGTTCACCAACCACGGCAAGATGCATCAGCTGAAGGTGCATCAGGTGGCCGAGGGCAGCCGCACGGCCAAGGGTGTGCACATCGCAAACCTGTTGCCGCTGGAGAAGGACGAATGGGTCACCACGGTGCTTTCGGTGCGCGAATTCGCCGAAGACCGCTTCTTCCTGTTCGTGACCAAGCGCGGCATGGTCAAGCGGTCGTCGGCCTCTCTGTACGCGCGGGCACGCAAGGGCGGACTCATCGCCGTGGGCCTGCGTGATGACGACGAACTCATCATGGTGCGCGAGATACACAACGACGACCATGTGGTGCTCACCACGGGCGGCGGCATGGCGATACGCTTCGCCTGCCCTGATGTGCGCCCCATGGGTCGCAGTGCCACGGGCGTGAAGGGTGTGGCCCTTTCCGGTGACGACAGGGTGGTCGCCTGCGCGGTCTTGCCGGGGGACGACACCTCCACCGAAATCATGTCCATCTCGTCCAACGGCTACGGCAAGCGCACTCGCATCGAACTGTACCGGCTGCAGTCCCGCGGCGGCAAGGGCGTGAAGAACTTCAGGGTCACGCCCAAGACCGGTGATGTCATCGGTGCCATGCCCGTGCGTGACGACGAGGCACTGGTACTGCTCACCTCCACCAACAAGATCATCCGCATGAGCGTCGACGAGGTCCGTAGCGTGGGCCGTGCCACCATGGGCGTCATGCTCGTGCGGCTCGACGAAGGGGCCATCGTCGTCGGCTTCGACCGTGTGGACGAGCGCGAAGTCGTTGAAGAGAGTGCCCCGGCGCAGTCTTCTGAACAGAAGACCGCACCCGAAGGCGGAGACGCCGGAACGGAAGGCACTGCCGGGTAG
- a CDS encoding TRAP transporter substrate-binding protein has protein sequence MPFAHILCRAIRCCTAPLVHLVCLLMLVALPPHVSAAEDITLAVVTKPGSAQYVCAERFAQLLAERSDKRFNVVLHHSASLGTETDILQQVQLGAVQMAIVTTGTLDAFVPEMAALDFPFLFTDTTTADRVLDGPVGRGLLDRLSTAGFKGLHFSENGFRHLTNSIRPVMTPDDVRGLKIRVMESQVHRELWRTLGANPTPMGWPIYAELQQGTLDGQENPLWVIAEYRLNEVQKHLSLTGHVYSTHTDLANLAWFEALPANDRRLLASCMQDAALWQRTWSRQRDAAYLEQLRTAGMQVIERPDIATFRQRVQPLSGSALFEHKGVRKALEDLMAATRAR, from the coding sequence ATGCCTTTCGCCCACATCCTGTGCCGTGCAATCCGGTGCTGTACTGCGCCGCTTGTACATCTCGTATGTCTGCTCATGCTCGTGGCACTGCCGCCGCATGTCAGTGCAGCAGAGGACATCACCCTCGCCGTGGTCACCAAGCCCGGTTCGGCACAATACGTCTGCGCTGAACGTTTCGCACAGCTTCTCGCCGAGAGGTCGGACAAGAGGTTCAATGTCGTCCTGCATCACAGCGCCTCTCTGGGTACGGAGACCGACATCCTCCAGCAGGTACAGCTGGGGGCCGTGCAGATGGCCATCGTCACCACGGGAACACTCGACGCCTTCGTACCGGAGATGGCCGCACTGGATTTCCCGTTCCTCTTCACCGACACAACCACAGCAGACAGGGTGCTCGACGGCCCCGTGGGACGCGGACTGCTCGACAGGCTTTCCACCGCCGGCTTCAAGGGACTTCACTTCTCCGAGAACGGCTTCCGCCACCTGACCAACAGCATCCGCCCGGTGATGACCCCGGACGACGTTCGCGGCCTCAAGATTCGCGTCATGGAATCGCAGGTGCACCGTGAACTGTGGCGCACGCTCGGTGCAAACCCCACCCCCATGGGGTGGCCCATCTACGCCGAATTGCAACAGGGCACCCTCGACGGGCAGGAGAACCCGCTATGGGTCATCGCCGAATACCGCCTCAATGAGGTGCAGAAGCATCTTTCGCTGACTGGGCATGTCTACTCCACGCACACCGACCTCGCCAATCTCGCGTGGTTCGAGGCCTTGCCTGCGAATGACCGCCGACTCCTGGCCTCCTGCATGCAAGACGCCGCCCTCTGGCAGCGTACATGGAGTCGCCAGCGCGACGCGGCCTACCTCGAACAGCTTCGCACGGCCGGGATGCAGGTGATTGAACGGCCCGACATCGCCACCTTCAGGCAACGCGTGCAGCCTCTGTCCGGAAGCGCGCTGTTCGAGCACAAGGGGGTGCGCAAGGCGCTCGAAGACCTCATGGCGGCCACAAGGGCTAGGTGA
- the asnS gene encoding asparagine--tRNA ligase has protein sequence MQRTQIVDALAATAPQPVIRLCGWVRTRRDAKGFSFLEINDGSCLANIQAIVDEGIPAYANIGAVSTGAAVDITGELVESPGKGQKWEVRVQTLTLLGAADAETYPLQKKRHSDEFLRSIAHLRARTNKYGAAFRIRSEAAFAIHEFYRERGFFYVHTPILTGSDCEGAGEMFRVTTLPVEGSATPASGNRYENDFFGKECNLTVSGQLEAETLALGLGKVYTFGPTFRAENSNTPRHAAEFWMIEPEVAFADLEEDMNLAEDMTRTVVRRILDRCAADLDLFNRFVDTTLVERLRQIADEPFARCSYTEAIELLLKSGKKFEYPVSFGLDLQTEHERYLAEEHFGKPVIVYNYPKEIKAFYMRLNDDGRTVAAMDVLVPRIGELIGGSQREERLDVLEARINEMGQNLEDYWWYLDLRRFGSVPHAGFGMGFERLLMLLTGITNIRDVIPFPRTPGNLEF, from the coding sequence ATGCAACGGACGCAGATCGTCGACGCCCTCGCTGCCACCGCGCCCCAGCCCGTGATTCGCCTATGCGGCTGGGTGCGCACACGTCGCGACGCCAAGGGCTTCTCCTTCCTCGAAATCAACGACGGCTCATGCCTTGCGAACATACAGGCCATCGTGGATGAAGGCATTCCCGCCTATGCGAACATCGGTGCCGTCAGCACGGGTGCCGCCGTGGACATCACCGGTGAGCTGGTCGAGTCGCCCGGAAAGGGCCAGAAGTGGGAGGTACGTGTACAGACGCTGACCCTTCTCGGCGCAGCCGACGCAGAGACGTACCCCCTGCAGAAGAAGCGCCATTCCGACGAATTCCTGCGCAGCATCGCCCACCTGCGCGCCCGCACGAACAAGTACGGCGCAGCCTTCCGCATCCGTTCCGAAGCCGCCTTCGCCATCCATGAGTTCTACCGCGAACGCGGTTTCTTCTACGTGCACACGCCCATTCTCACAGGGTCGGACTGCGAGGGTGCCGGGGAGATGTTCCGCGTGACCACCCTGCCCGTGGAGGGCAGTGCCACCCCCGCTTCGGGCAACCGCTACGAGAACGACTTCTTCGGCAAGGAATGCAACCTCACCGTATCCGGGCAGCTTGAGGCCGAGACGCTGGCGCTGGGACTCGGCAAGGTCTACACCTTCGGCCCCACCTTCCGGGCCGAGAATTCCAATACGCCGCGCCATGCCGCCGAATTCTGGATGATCGAGCCCGAAGTCGCCTTCGCCGACCTCGAAGAGGACATGAACCTCGCCGAGGACATGACACGCACTGTGGTGCGCCGCATCCTCGACCGTTGCGCCGCAGACCTCGACCTGTTCAACCGCTTTGTGGACACCACGCTCGTCGAACGCCTGAGGCAGATTGCCGATGAACCCTTCGCCCGCTGTTCGTACACAGAGGCCATTGAACTGCTTCTGAAGTCGGGCAAGAAATTCGAATATCCGGTCTCCTTCGGGCTCGACCTGCAGACGGAACATGAGCGGTATCTTGCCGAGGAACACTTCGGCAAACCCGTCATCGTCTACAACTATCCCAAGGAGATCAAGGCGTTCTACATGCGTCTCAACGACGATGGGCGCACCGTGGCAGCCATGGACGTGCTTGTACCCCGCATCGGCGAACTCATCGGGGGCAGCCAGCGCGAAGAACGCCTCGACGTGCTCGAAGCCCGCATCAACGAGATGGGCCAGAATCTCGAAGACTACTGGTGGTATCTCGACCTGCGCCGCTTCGGCAGCGTCCCTCACGCCGGTTTCGGCATGGGCTTCGAACGGCTGCTGATGCTCCTCACGGGCATCACCAACATACGCGACGTCATTCCCTTCCCGCGCACACCGGGCAACCTCGAATTCTAG